A window of Terriglobales bacterium contains these coding sequences:
- a CDS encoding RHS repeat-associated core domain-containing protein: MRSLLRLSLLLFVALFASISAQTQNIRNVGNGTSTPTPGLGHDYIHLLSETVNPASGSLSLRMQLPTPQGRGISLPFAIAYDSGQAHVINPGFGYTNVIWGRAWRDTLPTASYTSGQFQPSPQFYPGEFCNYNNDFMFQDASGGQHALHMAYMDQAPPWEMACSDQTHTEAVGGDDFYMGSLASSSSPNQPVQVLGTDGTFYYVNPPRYSYWALPDYIEDRNGNKITVQQNYSYSPPSYPFSFSFTDDLGRTVLSESGNVSTTTVTSSGLSYVRTWGSVPERFSVPNTLQHSDPNIGCFPPQPVNDTQSVVQAITLPNGQSYQFHYGSNPYGLLDQIDYPTGASVAYTWKLNDQFLESATYNGFTNDNNGLQASNGLCQYLYNLPVVATRTVKMNGVPVLTQTFTYAAQWTPNNASWTQKTTTVSTTDLVLSKTSQTVYTYVPGSVVSNSAPFVFTPSEIPLESKIQRYDWGNTSTPMLTTSKAWFDENKLGCEVETLQDGVTSSGKWYAYSGIYVTDIKEYDYGQVSASACQRSSTFPYDPAAPPPNPTRETATTYITIQSPLFVGSPGLGLGFGLPSTVITKDSSGNRVAETDYYYDQTATSPVTALGHDDTHFPAGAGVPRGNLTTEIHKCFIPSTGAACQDSVITHTYDETGQVLSTTDAIGNATGDVAHHTTTYDYTDNFSEGGSAPGNTNAYLTRITYPQTSNGVNHIQSYAYAYQDGQLTFATDQNQKTTSYSYNDSLRRLKEVDSPDGGKTIYNYHDGSTAYSSTLEVKQTIDSRQTSSLTLLDGLGQSVRSEKLNDDGDPSGAYDQVDSCFDGQGQKYFETYPYRSSGFDSNGLGAPYICSNSQRPGDTSTYDGLGRVTNVTNADGSIVSTDYSQLPTTTVTDQTGKQRRNRTDALGRLLEVDEPGVVTQSVGNFATMQAAGNFVVYDPSNNALWYTSTGSSPPAGNYFMQMQDEGNLVLYQYPAVWYTSTSQSGGGANLATANCPSVGSSLTSGQTLPSGSCLVSSNRRYVLYMQPQGNLVLYDLSNNAWTPLWYNSTTGQPGSHALLQSDGNFVLYDPSNNPVWYTSTGQPGSLSSLLSMQDDGNLVLYQYRALWSSNTSASGGGTPSAVTCNNLGTRLNAGQTLVAGSCLVSPNGRFELLMQIDGNLVLYDLAQSPASPLWNTGTSAGPFDLRIALVTNYSYDTLDNLLCVEQHGNVSGTGCSASPNQDATSPWRVRRFSYDSLSRLLTATNPESGTICYGQWQNGQCVNGYDGNGNLIYKTSPAPNQTGTAIVTTTYGYDALNRLTSKSFSDNSHSETYIYDVSNSLGVNVQNPVGRLVGTYASRAGDSGGVGSVLSYDLMGRLIYENHFNQHVPTAINQVFNYTYNLDGSLKTITYPSSRVVTYTYNQAQRPISAADTTTTFATGAHYTAWGALSSVVNGGITTSDYYNLRMQPCRLVANSAGVVSSSNPCTDSTNLGNVLDLSYDFSSCNSNGGNNGNVCRLINNKNSSRSQSFQYDLLNRLTQALTPNSANWGTDYVYDSWGNLLQKKPKIPNYTDSDPQPAAGMSNVNVNNQVANWCYDAAGNVIGPNNSCSGYANNHTPYENVYDGENRLTKTTFGGVTSYYDYDVDGQRVKKTGSTNTLYWYGPGGEVLEETALSGTLQNEYIFFGGKRVARYSVTNGYSFYFSDHLGSADVVTDALGNIKEESDYYPFGGERIVTDLGIGNNYKFTGKERDPETGLDYFGARYYASSIGRWLSPDWSEDPYPVPYADFHDPQTLNLYGYLRNSPVSKTDLDGHYHCDVDISIWGPNGVTVRAGQCHLDWLDYVAIRTLFFGYAMYRSAVDNPDGTVATAQRAAENIKYLADQLPELPDCGCNASSNKKPKRVTSPKHHPNSKSPEPNNVQELFDKSIPDDSGVRWAKDADGTIHRFSAPSNGETHWNGSTAGADPIRMDDIPIEIRRALK; this comes from the coding sequence ATGCGCTCGCTCCTACGTTTGTCCTTGCTCCTGTTCGTCGCTCTGTTTGCTTCGATTAGCGCCCAAACTCAAAACATTCGCAACGTGGGCAACGGTACCTCCACACCGACGCCGGGCCTCGGTCACGACTACATCCACCTGCTTTCCGAGACGGTGAACCCGGCGAGCGGTTCGCTGAGCCTGCGCATGCAATTGCCCACGCCGCAGGGGCGGGGAATCTCGCTGCCCTTCGCCATCGCGTACGACTCCGGCCAGGCGCATGTGATTAACCCGGGCTTCGGTTATACGAATGTCATTTGGGGTAGGGCCTGGCGTGACACCTTGCCCACGGCCAGTTACACGTCTGGCCAGTTTCAACCCAGTCCCCAGTTCTATCCCGGGGAGTTTTGCAACTATAACAATGATTTCATGTTTCAGGACGCCTCGGGCGGACAGCATGCGCTCCATATGGCGTACATGGATCAGGCTCCTCCGTGGGAGATGGCATGCAGCGACCAGACCCACACTGAGGCGGTGGGCGGTGACGATTTCTATATGGGCTCCCTGGCTTCCAGCTCTTCTCCCAACCAACCCGTTCAAGTGCTGGGTACGGATGGCACGTTTTACTACGTCAATCCTCCTCGCTACAGTTATTGGGCACTTCCCGACTACATCGAGGACCGCAACGGAAACAAGATTACGGTGCAACAGAATTACTCATACTCACCCCCTTCCTATCCTTTTTCCTTCAGTTTTACCGACGATTTGGGCAGGACGGTTCTCTCTGAGTCTGGGAACGTATCCACGACTACCGTGACCAGCTCCGGCTTATCGTACGTTCGCACGTGGGGAAGCGTTCCCGAGAGATTTTCGGTCCCCAACACGCTGCAGCACAGCGATCCCAATATCGGTTGCTTCCCTCCGCAGCCGGTCAACGACACGCAATCAGTGGTGCAAGCGATTACTTTGCCGAATGGCCAAAGCTATCAGTTTCACTATGGCAGCAATCCCTACGGCCTGCTGGACCAGATTGACTATCCCACCGGGGCTTCGGTGGCCTACACCTGGAAGCTAAACGATCAGTTCTTGGAGAGCGCTACCTACAATGGCTTCACCAACGACAACAATGGTCTGCAGGCGAGCAACGGACTGTGCCAGTATCTCTACAACCTTCCTGTGGTCGCCACGCGCACCGTCAAAATGAATGGCGTGCCCGTGCTCACCCAGACGTTTACCTATGCCGCGCAATGGACACCCAACAATGCCAGTTGGACTCAGAAAACCACCACGGTGAGTACCACGGACCTGGTATTGAGCAAGACCTCGCAGACGGTTTATACCTATGTACCGGGATCGGTCGTCAGCAACAGCGCGCCATTTGTCTTCACTCCCTCCGAGATACCGCTGGAATCGAAGATTCAGCGCTACGACTGGGGCAACACCAGCACGCCGATGCTGACTACGAGCAAGGCCTGGTTTGATGAGAACAAGCTAGGGTGCGAAGTCGAGACGCTGCAGGATGGCGTAACTTCGTCTGGAAAATGGTACGCGTATTCGGGAATCTACGTTACTGACATCAAGGAGTACGATTACGGCCAGGTCAGCGCGAGCGCGTGCCAAAGATCTTCAACCTTTCCGTACGATCCTGCCGCGCCTCCGCCCAACCCCACGCGCGAGACGGCCACTACCTACATTACTATTCAGAGTCCCCTTTTTGTTGGTTCGCCGGGGCTGGGGCTGGGGTTCGGTTTGCCCTCCACGGTGATCACCAAGGACAGCAGTGGCAATCGCGTGGCGGAGACCGACTACTACTACGACCAGACGGCCACGTCCCCGGTGACTGCCCTCGGGCACGATGACACCCATTTCCCCGCCGGCGCCGGCGTGCCTCGCGGCAATTTGACCACGGAAATCCACAAGTGTTTTATTCCTTCGACCGGGGCCGCATGCCAGGACTCGGTCATCACCCATACCTACGATGAGACGGGGCAGGTGCTTTCGACGACCGACGCCATCGGCAATGCGACGGGCGACGTGGCCCATCACACGACCACGTATGACTACACCGACAACTTCAGCGAGGGTGGCTCCGCGCCGGGGAACACCAATGCCTATCTCACCAGGATCACTTATCCGCAAACCAGCAACGGTGTGAACCATATCCAGAGCTACGCCTACGCCTATCAGGATGGGCAGCTTACCTTCGCCACCGATCAGAACCAGAAGACCACGAGTTATTCCTATAACGACAGCCTGCGGCGGTTGAAGGAAGTGGACTCACCCGATGGCGGCAAGACGATCTACAACTACCACGATGGCAGTACCGCATATTCTTCCACGCTTGAGGTCAAGCAAACCATTGATAGCCGTCAAACTTCATCGCTGACCCTGCTCGATGGCTTGGGCCAGAGCGTACGTAGCGAGAAGCTGAACGATGACGGCGACCCCAGCGGCGCCTACGACCAGGTGGATAGCTGCTTTGACGGACAGGGACAGAAGTACTTTGAGACTTATCCTTACCGCTCTAGCGGATTTGATTCAAACGGGCTTGGCGCACCCTACATATGCAGCAATTCGCAACGCCCCGGCGATACCTCCACCTATGATGGCCTGGGCCGCGTGACCAACGTCACCAACGCCGATGGCAGCATTGTCAGCACTGATTATTCACAGCTCCCAACCACCACTGTAACCGACCAGACCGGCAAACAGCGGCGCAACCGGACCGACGCACTGGGACGGCTATTGGAAGTGGATGAGCCGGGCGTCGTCACCCAGTCGGTGGGTAACTTTGCCACTATGCAGGCCGCCGGAAATTTTGTGGTGTATGACCCCTCCAACAACGCCTTGTGGTACACCTCAACAGGCTCGTCGCCACCCGCCGGCAACTACTTTATGCAAATGCAGGATGAAGGCAACCTGGTGCTCTACCAGTATCCTGCCGTGTGGTACACCAGTACCTCGCAGTCGGGCGGCGGCGCCAACCTGGCCACCGCCAATTGCCCGAGTGTGGGGAGCTCTCTGACCTCCGGCCAGACGCTGCCTTCCGGCTCCTGCCTGGTTTCCTCCAACCGCCGTTATGTGCTGTACATGCAACCCCAAGGCAACCTGGTGCTCTATGACCTCTCCAACAATGCCTGGACTCCATTGTGGTACAACAGCACGACCGGGCAACCCGGCAGTCACGCCCTCTTGCAGAGTGACGGAAATTTTGTCCTCTACGATCCCTCCAACAATCCCGTGTGGTACACCAGTACCGGCCAGCCGGGTAGCCTATCGAGTTTGTTGAGTATGCAGGATGACGGAAACCTGGTGCTCTATCAGTATCGTGCGCTGTGGTCCAGCAATACCTCGGCGAGTGGCGGCGGGACGCCGAGCGCTGTCACTTGTAACAACCTGGGCACACGTCTTAATGCTGGCCAGACGCTGGTGGCAGGCTCATGCCTGGTCTCACCGAATGGGCGCTTTGAACTGCTCATGCAAATAGATGGAAACCTGGTGCTCTATGATCTGGCGCAGAGTCCTGCAAGTCCGCTGTGGAATACGGGCACCTCCGCCGGTCCGTTCGATCTCCGTATTGCACTGGTCACGAACTATAGCTACGACACGTTGGATAACTTGCTCTGTGTGGAGCAGCACGGCAATGTGTCGGGAACGGGTTGCAGCGCCTCGCCCAACCAGGACGCAACCAGCCCTTGGCGCGTGCGGCGTTTCAGTTATGACTCGCTTTCGCGGCTGCTGACCGCGACGAATCCTGAATCGGGAACGATCTGTTATGGGCAGTGGCAAAATGGCCAGTGCGTCAACGGCTACGACGGCAACGGCAATCTGATCTACAAAACATCACCCGCCCCCAACCAGACGGGTACGGCTATAGTCACTACTACCTACGGCTACGACGCGTTGAACCGGCTGACGAGCAAATCGTTCTCCGATAACTCTCACTCGGAAACCTACATTTACGACGTCAGCAATTCTTTGGGGGTGAATGTCCAGAACCCGGTCGGACGGTTGGTGGGTACCTACGCTTCTCGCGCTGGGGACAGTGGAGGGGTGGGCAGCGTGCTCAGCTACGACCTCATGGGCCGACTCATCTACGAGAACCATTTCAACCAGCACGTCCCCACAGCGATCAATCAGGTTTTCAACTACACCTACAACCTCGATGGCTCGCTGAAGACGATTACCTATCCCAGCAGCCGGGTCGTCACCTACACCTACAATCAGGCCCAAAGGCCGATCTCTGCGGCGGATACCACCACCACTTTTGCCACGGGCGCGCATTACACGGCCTGGGGTGCATTAAGCAGCGTGGTTAACGGCGGCATAACCACGAGCGATTACTACAACCTGCGCATGCAGCCCTGCCGTCTGGTTGCGAATAGTGCAGGTGTTGTGTCCAGTTCAAATCCGTGTACTGACTCCACGAACTTGGGCAATGTGCTGGATCTGAGTTATGACTTCAGCTCCTGCAACAGCAATGGAGGCAATAACGGCAACGTATGCCGGCTCATCAACAACAAGAACAGCTCCCGTTCTCAGAGCTTCCAGTATGACCTTCTGAACCGGCTAACTCAGGCATTGACGCCCAATTCCGCCAACTGGGGCACCGACTACGTGTATGACAGTTGGGGGAACCTGCTGCAGAAGAAGCCCAAAATCCCCAACTACACCGATAGCGATCCACAGCCCGCCGCGGGCATGAGTAACGTGAATGTCAACAACCAGGTGGCCAACTGGTGCTATGACGCGGCCGGAAACGTTATAGGCCCTAACAACTCCTGCTCGGGCTATGCCAATAACCATACTCCTTATGAGAATGTTTATGACGGCGAGAACCGTCTGACCAAGACGACGTTTGGCGGCGTCACCAGCTACTATGACTACGACGTTGACGGGCAGCGGGTAAAGAAGACGGGAAGCACCAATACTCTTTACTGGTACGGGCCGGGCGGCGAGGTGCTGGAAGAAACCGCCCTCAGCGGCACCCTACAGAATGAGTACATCTTCTTCGGCGGCAAGCGTGTGGCCCGCTACAGCGTGACAAACGGATATTCGTTCTACTTCAGCGACCATCTCGGCTCGGCGGATGTAGTGACCGATGCCCTGGGGAATATCAAAGAGGAATCGGATTACTATCCCTTCGGCGGCGAGCGCATAGTCACCGACTTGGGCATCGGCAACAACTACAAGTTCACCGGCAAAGAACGCGACCCCGAAACTGGTCTCGACTACTTCGGGGCAAGGTATTATGCGAGCAGCATTGGGCGCTGGTTAAGTCCGGACTGGAGTGAGGATCCATATCCTGTCCCGTATGCTGATTTCCATGACCCGCAAACGCTCAACCTTTATGGCTATTTGAGAAATAGTCCAGTTTCAAAGACGGACTTAGATGGGCACTATCATTGCGATGTTGATATATCCATATGGGGCCCGAACGGTGTAACCGTTCGGGCTGGCCAGTGCCATCTCGATTGGTTGGATTACGTCGCGATTCGTACTCTTTTTTTCGGCTACGCCATGTATCGAAGCGCGGTCGACAATCCCGATGGTACAGTAGCTACCGCTCAGAGGGCTGCGGAGAACATTAAGTACCTCGCGGATCAGTTGCCGGAGTTGCCGGACTGTGGCTGCAATGCATCGTCCAACAAAAAACCGAAGAGAGTTACAAGTCCAAAGCACCACCCTAATTCCAAGAGTCCTGAACCGAATAATGTTCAGGAACTTTTCGACAAATCGATTCCCGATGACTCTGGTGTCCGATGGGCCAAAGATGCAGACGGTACAATCCATCGTTTCTCCGCTCCTTCCAATGGCGAGACACACTGGAATGGATCGACGGCGGGCGCTGATCCTATTCGGATGGACGACATTCCCATTGAAATTAGGAGGGCGTTGAAGTGA
- a CDS encoding glycosyl hydrolase family 28-related protein, giving the protein MKMLSVAVVTLLLSSFLFASSYYPARIDDAKAIYLTNKSFPVQGDGVADDSDAIQQAINKVQETTNQGILFVPAGRYRLTKTIYIWPGIRLIGVGTTRPVFLLGANTPGFQQGPAYMVFFAGFRPGSAQATQTPGGRILPAANATPPDANPGTFYSAMSNIDIEIQDGNPGAVGIRAHYAQHCFLAHMDFHIGSGLAGIHDGGNVAEDVRFYGGQYGIWTRRPSPGWQFTVIDATFEGQREAAIREHEAGLTLIRPQFKDVPTAISIDPKYSDELWVKDARMENISGPAVVISNERSARTEVNMENVACNKVPVFISYRESGKQVAGPGISYAVKTFSHGLHFDDIGSTPTIRDVYETAALSTLPEAVRSDIPALPPMDTWVNILSFGAVGDGIADDTEAFQKAIAAHRAIYLPSGQYRVTDTIALKPDTVLIGLHPSVTRILLADSTPAFQGVGNPKPLLETPQGGTNIVTGIGLYTNGINPRAVAAKWMAGSDSLMNDVRFLGGHGTVEPGATVEENRKVWQQIYNNNHTADSDIKRRWDGQYPSLWVTNGGGGTFVDIWTPSTFAQAGLYVSNTSTAGRVYELSSEHHVRNEVVLHNVSNWQIYALQTEEERGEGGFALPLEIRDSMNITVANLHMYRVVSSYQPFPYAIKVMDSKNIQFRNVHCYSDSKVSFDNALYDSTHDVELRQREFAWLDLSGNPPRALREKPSPVIAAGAKIKKETGGFFSISGGAIDGFGNLYFVDAKWQTIYLWSAAARKLSIVRDNPVDPVELAFDKAGDLLVISYAGDGTVYSFKPGAPNDDITLLRAEPAAPRPGMTAVLPVDYWQNENDLIETESVKKPYQFVSPDGTTFIPAGDKFVSGKLYYGSKLDDELRAFGMAPVVAGQPFYLTDASEGKTYVGDVGVDGTISNLKLFAQQGGEGLAVDEGGNVYIAAGQVFVYNSSGQLIDTIKVPERPLQLLFGGSDRKTLFILARSSLYSVQSRFRGR; this is encoded by the coding sequence ATGAAAATGCTTTCTGTCGCAGTTGTCACGTTGCTGCTGTCTAGTTTTCTTTTTGCGTCTTCTTATTATCCCGCTCGTATCGATGACGCCAAGGCGATTTACCTGACTAACAAGAGTTTCCCCGTTCAGGGAGATGGCGTGGCAGATGACTCTGACGCAATACAGCAGGCGATCAACAAAGTGCAGGAAACAACTAACCAGGGTATTCTCTTCGTTCCTGCCGGTCGCTACCGCCTGACTAAGACGATCTATATATGGCCGGGGATCCGGCTGATTGGGGTTGGGACAACGCGGCCGGTATTCTTACTCGGCGCCAACACTCCAGGTTTTCAGCAGGGCCCGGCTTATATGGTATTCTTCGCAGGATTCCGTCCAGGGTCCGCTCAGGCGACTCAGACGCCTGGGGGAAGGATTCTTCCTGCTGCAAATGCTACTCCTCCAGATGCGAATCCCGGCACATTCTACTCAGCGATGAGCAACATCGATATCGAAATTCAGGATGGGAATCCGGGTGCGGTGGGAATTCGCGCCCATTATGCCCAGCATTGCTTTCTGGCGCACATGGACTTCCATATCGGCTCCGGACTTGCGGGCATTCATGATGGTGGCAATGTGGCAGAGGACGTACGTTTCTATGGTGGCCAGTACGGAATCTGGACGCGGAGGCCTTCTCCCGGATGGCAGTTCACCGTGATTGATGCCACCTTTGAAGGCCAGCGGGAAGCCGCCATCCGGGAACACGAAGCGGGACTGACTTTGATTCGTCCACAATTCAAAGACGTTCCAACGGCAATTTCCATCGATCCCAAATACTCAGATGAGCTCTGGGTGAAAGATGCACGCATGGAAAACATTAGCGGGCCGGCTGTGGTGATAAGTAATGAGAGAAGTGCCCGGACCGAGGTCAATATGGAAAACGTCGCTTGCAATAAGGTTCCGGTGTTTATCTCGTATCGCGAGAGCGGAAAGCAGGTTGCCGGCCCAGGAATATCGTATGCTGTGAAAACGTTTTCCCATGGACTCCACTTCGACGATATCGGCTCAACTCCTACGATCCGGGATGTCTATGAAACCGCTGCGTTGAGTACGCTGCCCGAGGCGGTGAGGTCCGATATCCCCGCTCTGCCGCCGATGGACACCTGGGTGAATATTCTGAGCTTTGGCGCAGTTGGAGACGGCATCGCTGACGACACAGAAGCATTCCAAAAGGCAATCGCCGCACATCGTGCAATCTACCTACCCTCCGGGCAATATCGCGTTACCGACACCATCGCGCTGAAACCGGACACGGTGCTGATCGGTTTGCACCCCAGCGTCACCCGGATTCTTCTCGCTGACTCTACGCCTGCCTTTCAAGGCGTAGGCAATCCCAAGCCACTTCTCGAGACACCGCAGGGCGGAACAAATATCGTCACAGGTATCGGCCTGTATACCAACGGTATCAACCCCCGTGCCGTAGCCGCGAAATGGATGGCGGGCAGCGATTCACTCATGAACGATGTGCGCTTCCTTGGCGGGCACGGCACCGTTGAGCCGGGCGCAACCGTGGAGGAAAATCGCAAGGTTTGGCAGCAGATCTATAACAACAATCACACCGCCGATTCCGACATAAAGCGTCGCTGGGACGGGCAGTATCCGAGTCTGTGGGTGACCAACGGTGGTGGTGGAACTTTTGTTGACATCTGGACACCCAGCACGTTCGCTCAAGCGGGCCTCTACGTTTCCAACACTTCCACTGCAGGGCGGGTTTACGAGCTGTCGAGCGAGCACCACGTTCGCAATGAAGTCGTCCTGCACAATGTCTCCAACTGGCAAATCTACGCACTGCAAACGGAAGAAGAGCGCGGTGAAGGCGGTTTTGCGTTGCCGCTTGAGATTCGCGATTCCATGAACATTACTGTCGCAAATCTGCACATGTATCGGGTAGTTAGCAGCTATCAGCCTTTCCCCTACGCGATCAAAGTAATGGATTCGAAGAACATTCAATTTCGCAATGTTCACTGCTATAGCGACAGTAAAGTGTCTTTTGACAATGCGCTTTACGATTCCACTCACGATGTAGAACTACGGCAGCGTGAGTTTGCATGGCTCGACCTCTCTGGTAACCCGCCGAGAGCGCTTCGTGAAAAGCCATCGCCGGTTATCGCTGCAGGTGCGAAAATAAAGAAGGAGACCGGCGGTTTCTTCAGTATTTCCGGAGGCGCCATTGACGGCTTCGGAAACCTCTATTTCGTTGACGCCAAATGGCAGACGATCTATCTCTGGTCTGCTGCTGCACGTAAGCTCTCAATCGTCCGCGACAATCCCGTTGATCCAGTGGAACTGGCCTTTGATAAAGCCGGCGACCTGTTGGTGATTTCGTATGCCGGGGATGGCACCGTATACAGCTTCAAGCCCGGCGCACCAAATGACGACATCACGCTGCTTAGAGCCGAACCGGCAGCGCCCCGCCCGGGCATGACGGCTGTCCTGCCCGTTGATTATTGGCAAAACGAGAACGACTTGATCGAAACCGAGTCGGTGAAGAAGCCCTATCAGTTTGTTTCACCCGATGGGACGACCTTTATTCCTGCTGGAGACAAATTTGTCAGCGGGAAGCTTTACTACGGCTCCAAACTGGATGACGAGTTACGGGCATTTGGCATGGCGCCCGTTGTGGCGGGCCAGCCTTTCTATCTAACCGACGCGTCGGAGGGCAAGACCTATGTTGGGGATGTCGGGGTTGACGGCACAATTTCAAACTTGAAACTCTTTGCGCAACAAGGTGGAGAGGGATTGGCGGTAGACGAAGGGGGCAACGTATACATCGCCGCAGGGCAAGTGTTCGTGTACAACTCATCCGGCCAACTTATTGATACCATCAAGGTTCCGGAACGCCCGCTGCAGTTACTGTTCGGCGGCAGCGATAGAAAAACCCTGTTCATTCTGGCTCGCAGCTCTCTGTATTCGGTCCAGTCCCGATTCCGGGGACGTTAG
- a CDS encoding Imm42 family immunity protein, with translation MTIGDPAVFAIESSITKAYERISLRALGFFVIYLKGLCYGRRSANSTMLACSFDEVARRIAMRGRHIAPFPADADAEEIAHAFRNAIYGEEQKRSYFGIPFPQFREMIYSRRILWAPDGDSAFDDGSYVLQFDVGDSVRLVAFKSTQDAPQSPATITDTHLTADDFYSVLQEWHKAFENEWTSLTKIGGPG, from the coding sequence GTGACCATTGGAGACCCCGCGGTCTTCGCCATTGAGTCGAGCATTACGAAGGCTTATGAACGGATAAGCCTTCGCGCCCTAGGCTTTTTCGTGATTTACCTTAAGGGCTTGTGCTACGGTAGACGCTCTGCGAATAGTACGATGCTAGCCTGCTCCTTCGATGAAGTTGCGCGCCGGATCGCCATGCGTGGACGTCACATTGCGCCGTTCCCCGCTGATGCCGATGCAGAAGAAATAGCCCATGCTTTTCGAAATGCGATTTATGGTGAAGAACAAAAGAGAAGCTATTTTGGCATTCCCTTCCCCCAATTTCGCGAGATGATTTATTCAAGGCGGATACTTTGGGCTCCGGACGGAGATTCAGCGTTCGACGATGGTAGTTACGTCCTGCAGTTTGACGTTGGAGATAGCGTTCGTCTTGTTGCGTTCAAGTCCACCCAAGATGCCCCGCAGAGTCCGGCAACGATTACAGATACTCACCTGACCGCAGATGATTTCTACAGCGTTCTACAGGAATGGCACAAAGCTTTTGAGAATGAGTGGACTTCGCTCACAAAGATTGGTGGCCCGGGCTAA